Genomic DNA from Alistipes indistinctus YIT 12060:
CGGTAAACGAGTCGGCCGTCGCTTCGGGATTTTTGTAATACCCCATCATCACATTAGGGCCTTTTACAACGATCTCTCCTTCGCCCGAGCGCGGATTCACATTGTCGAGACGGGCTTCGACCCCCTCCAGCATCGGCCCCGTGGACTGATGCCGCACCATCGACGGATTAACCCCGGCCAATACGGGAGCCGTCTCGGTGAGGCCGTACCCGATCGCATAGGGGAACCGTCCCTCCAACAGGAACAGTTCGACGGTCGGATCGAGTTTCGCCCCGCCGATACCGAAGAAGCGGATACGGCCGCCGAACAACTGTGCAAGGCGCCTGCCGGCAATCCGGTGCAGGAACCTGCGTCCCCAATCGGTTTTGTAAAGTGCTGCCATCAGCCGGTTGCCAGCTACCTGCGGTAAGATTTTGTTTTTGTAAATTTTCTCGATAATCAGCGGCACGGTCAGCATGATCGTAGGACGCACCTTCTTGAGCACGGGGAGCAATACCGAAGCGGTCGGGGCTTTGTCGAGATAGACCACCGATGCGCCCCACATCACCGGCAGCAGCATGCCCAGCGAACATTCGTAAGTGTGGGACAGCGGCAGGATAGACAGGAATACGTCATCGGGATAAACCGGTTGCAGGATGCTCACCATCTCCAGCTCGCTGCACAAGTTGCGGTGCGAAAGCATCACGCCTTTGGGCGAAGAGGTGGTACCCGAAGTGTAAATGATCGCCGCGAGATCATCCCCGTTCGGTATGGTTACGGAGCCAAGCGTATCGGAAGTCTGGTGGATCACCCCGAGGTTCATGCTGCGCACCACGAGGTTCAGCCCGGAGATGACCTCCTTCGAGACCTTCGTGAACAGTTTATCGGAAACGACGAGCGCTTTGGCCTCGGAATGCAGGATGATCTTGTCGAGTTCGGGGCCCGAAAAATCAGGCAGGATGGGTACGATCACCATGCCCGACACGGTCGCGGCAAAATAAGCGACGCCCCAGTTAGGCATGTTGTTGCTCAATAATGCGATTTTGTCGCCACTGTTCAGCCCGGCATGGACGAATATATCGATCAGGGTGTTGACGCGTTCGGAGAACTCGGCGTAGGTGAGCGACTCTCCCCCGTACATCGAGAAACAAGGCCGCGGGCCGAAGGAATCAATGCTGTGCAGATACAATTCCCGAAGGGTTTCGAATCTCATTGCAAATGGAAAGTTAGGAATGTCGGGACATTTGCCAATCGAACGCAAAGATAAGTTTTATTATTATAAAATCATTACTTTTGAAGACGTTTGAGCAATGAATCAGGACCATTCGATACACTCCCGTGCCGAAATTCTCGGCTTCGACCGCTGCGGTATAGCCCGTTGCCGCCCGCTCGAAGAGCGTCGCGGACTGTTGGAGCGATGGCTCGCACAGGGACGGCACGGCGGCCTGACCTATATGGAACGCAATCTCGACAAGCGGATCGACCCGGCCCTGCTGGTCGAAGGAGCCCGGTCGGTAGTGGTTTGTGCCATCAGCTACAACCGTCCTCCCGCTGCCGGAGTCGCCTCACGGATCGCCTCGTATGCCCGGGGACGCGACTACCATCCGGTATTGAAAGAGAAATTGCACGAACTGCTCGCCTACATTCGCGACCTGCATCCCGGAACTTCGGGACGCGTCTTCGTCGATACGGCCCCGATCCTCGAAAAAAGTTGGGCCGCCGAAGCGGGAGTAGGACGCATCGGACGCCACTCGCTACTGATCGTACCCGGTCTGGGATCGTTCGTTGTGCTGGGGCTGATCGTGACGGATGCCGAACTCGAACCCGATCCGCCTTTCCTGGCACCGGACCCGTGCGGTTCCTGCCGCGCCTGTATCGAAGCCTGCCCCGTCGGTGCGATCGGAAACGACCGGACGATCGACGCTTCGCTTTGTATCTCGCGCCGCACGATCGAGGCGGAAGCGGGCGACGAAGGCGACCTGCACGGGTGGATATTCGGCTGCGACATTTGCCAGCTGGCCTGCCCCCACAACCGCCATGCACCGGTATCCGCCCATACCTGCTTCGCCCCGGCCGGAGATATCGGACAGATGACCGAAACCGATTGGCTGCAGCTCTCCGGAACCGATTTCCAAAACCGTTTCGGCGACACGCCGCTGGCCCGCTGCGGACTGGAGCGCATCCAACGCCGCATCCGGCAAGGTTCACAAAAATAACATCCAGGAAAAATCTCGAAAAAACAGATCTATCGGCGAAGGACATATCTCTACAACGCTTTTCTATTCCTATCGTGAAAAGTATGCCCTCCTTGAAAAGCTGACTGAAAAGTCAGGCAAGAACAGCCCAATCTTCATCAGAAATTACCGGGTCAAAACCGTCCCTGTTTTCAAACGGTATCCGAACGACAAAGCCCTGCCTCGCAAGGCAGGGCTTATTCCGATTACCGGGATATCTCCCGAGGTTTATCCGCGGGCCAAAATATCAGTCTCAAACAGTCGGCATGCAGACAAAATTAAGTTTTCCGACAGCGTCCCGACGAATCGGCTAAAGGGTCTTGTCTGCCACCTGCTGGCGCTTCACTTCGTCGAGCACCGATTGCAGGTCTATCCCGAGTTTTTCGGCAATACCTTGTCCGCACCGTTCATCGGCCTGATAGAAACGGGCCACCGCACGCGTCTGGATATTGACCGGAACACCCGCCATCGCCTCGGCCGCATTCGAAATCAGTCGTTGTTGCGCATCGGGCGACTGCAGGCGGAACAACTCGCCCGGCTGCGAATAGTAATCGCTGTCCACACGGGCGTCATACGCCATCGCATCCCCCTCTACCTTTAAAGGCGGCTCGAGGTAGGAACGATCTTCGGTCGGGCCTCCGAAACTGTTCGGTTCATAGTTGACGCTGCCGCCGCCGTTCGCATCGAAACGCATCAGCCCGTCCCGCTGATAATTGTGAGCCGGGGAGCGTGAAGCGTTCACCGGCAGGCTTTCGAAGTTGGCTCCGAGCCGGTAGCGGTGCGCATCGCCATATGCGAACAGGCGCCCCTGGAGCATTTTATCAGGCGAGAAGCCGATTCCGGGAACGATATTGGCCGGGTTGAAAGCAGCCTGTTCCACTTCTGCGAAGTAATTTTCGGGATTACGGTTCAGCTCCATCACCCCCACCTCCTGCAACGGATAATCGGCATGCGGCCATACCTTCGTCAGGTCGAACGGATTGATCCGGTAGGTCGCCGCATCGGCCTCCGGCATAATCTGCACGTAAAGCGTCCAGCGCGGAAAATCGCCCTGCGCAATGTGACCGAACAGATCCTTTTGCGATGCCTCGCGGTCTTTGGCGACGACCGCCTCGGCTTCGGCATTGGTCAGGTTTTTGATTCCCTGCTGGGTTTTGAAATGAAATTTGACCCAGAACCGTTCATTCGCCGCATTGATAAAGCTGAACGTATGGCTTCCGAAGCCGTGCATCTGACGCAGGCTCGCCGGAATCCCGCGGTCGCTCATCAGGATCATCACCTGATGGAGGGTCTCCGGAGAGAGACTCCAAAAATCCCACGCCGCCGTTGCGCTGCGCAGGTTGGTTTTCGGGTCGCGCTTCTGCGTGTGGATAAAATCGGGAAATTTGAGCGGATCCCGGATAAAAAAGACCGGTGTATTGTTCCCCACCAAATCCCAGTTACCTTCGTCGGTGTAAAATTTGATCGCAAAACCGCGCACATCGCGCTCGGTATCGGCAGCGCCGCGCTCGCCGGCAACGGTCGAAAAGCGTACGAATAAATCGGTCTGTTTGCCCACTTCCGAAAAAATCGACGCTTTCGTGTACTTCGTGATGTCTTTCGTCACGGTAAAGGTCCCGTAAGCGGCCGAACCTTTCGCATGCACGACCCGCTCCGGAATGCGTTCACGCGTAAAATGGGCCAGTTTTTCCATGTACCAGACATTTTGCATCAGCATCGGACCGTGCGGCCCGGCGGTCTGGACGTTCTGGTTCTCCGCCACGGGAGTACCAGCATTCGTCGTCATTGTCTTTTTCGTCGTCATAAGGCAATCATCGTTAATATTTATCGGGAACGGCATTCAGATCAACACTCCTTATAGAACAAATCTAGCAAATAATCGGGACAAACCGGGCAAATAGTTTATAATTAGCAATTCAAATATTTTATACCCGTATAAGTGCAACACATACCATACCAAAAGCGGCGGTTCCAAAAGGAACCGCCGCTTCTTATATTCAAAGAATCCGGTGCTTAGAGCGCGTTGATCTCTTTGAGGACAGCGTTGGTTTTGCGGACAGCCTCGGCGCTCTTCTCGAAGAGGGCTTTCTCGTCTGCAGTGAGGTTCAGCGACAGAATCTTCTCCACACCGTTCTTGCCGATCACGGCCGGAACACCGATGCAGATATCCTTCTGACCGTATTCGCCGTCGAGAGCCGTGCAGGAAACAATCACCTTCTTCTGGTCGCGGATGATCGATTCAACGACATAAGCTGCCGCTGCACCGGGCGCATACCAAGCCGACGTTCCGAGCAGCTTGGTCAGCGTTGCACCGCCCACCATCGTGTCGGCAACCACCTTGTCGAGTTCCTCTTTGCTCAGCAGTTCGGTAACGGGAATGCCCTTGTAGGCGGCTTTGCCGGCCAGCGGAATCATCGTGGTATCGCCGTGCCCGCCGATTACCATGCCTTCAATCTCGTTCGAGTTGGCATTCAGGGCCTTGCTCAGGTAGCATTTGAAGCGGGCCGTATCCAGTGCGCCGCCCATACCGAAAATCTGGTTCTTCGGAAGACCGCTCTTTTTGAGGGCCAGGTAGGTCATCGTATCCATCGGGTTGCTGATGATCAGGATAATGGCCTTCGGCGAGTATTTCAGTACGTTCTCAACCACCGAGCTCACGATACCGGCATTCACGCCGATCAACTCTTCGCGGGTCATACCCGGTTTGCGGGGCATACCTGAGGTGATCACCACTACGTCCGAACCGGCGGTCGCGGCATAATCGTTGGTCACGCCGGTCAGTTTCGTATCGAAATCCATCAGCGTGGCGGTCTGGAAAATATCCAGCATTTTACCTTCGGCTACCCCTTCTTTAATATCCAGCAGCACCACTTCATCGGCGATCTCGCGGGTGGCGATCACATTTGCGCAGGTAGCGCCTACGTTGCCCGCACCCACGACAGTAACTTTACTCATAATTTCGTATTTTTTAAAATTAACCTATCAGTTTGGCATAATCCTCAGCGGAGAGCAGTGAATCGAGCTCTGCGGGATTCGTCATTTTAATTTTCACCATCCAACCCTCGCCGTAAGGATCTTTATTGACCTTGTCGGGAGCGTCGTTGAGCGATGCATTGAACTCGAGCACCTCGCCGCCCACAGGCAGGAAAGCATCCGAAACCGTCTTCACGGCCTCGATCGTGCCGAAAATTTCGTTCTGGGCAAGTGTCTCGCCCTCAGTGGTCACATCGACAAAAACGATATCGCCGAGTTGGCTCTGTGCAAAATCGGTAATGCCCACATAGGCCTCATCCCCTTCGACCCGGATCCATTCGTGATCCTTCGAATACTTCAAGTTAGCCGGAATATTCATCTGTAGTGTATTTTATTGAGTTTGTATGATCGTCTGTACCGGATGTTCGGAAAGCGGAACGGACTCCGGGGATATCTTCCCGGTCGGAACCGGGTGCCCTCCGTTTTCGGACGCTCAAAGGTAGTCGTTTTTCAGGGATTATAAAATTTAACTGTGATTTTTTTCACACTTAAATTCATCGCGAGAATACGATTTTCATCACCACCGGATTGTGGTCGCTGGAGTGGAAATCCAGTGGGAGCGTTTCGATGGAAAGTACTTCGATACCGGGCGAAACGAAAAAGAAATCGGTCAACGTCCGCACCGACGAATCGGCCCGGAAAGGCCGGTCCAGATAGCGCAGCGAAGGATGCTGCGCGTCGTAGACGAAACGGCCGGCCCGGCGGAACAACCTGCCGTCGATCTGCTGCGGCACGAAATAAGGATTCGAAAGCTCCGCCGCAGAAGGAATGTAATCGGGCGGATATTGGTTCCAGTCACCGCCGGTTACCGAACGGATCCCGGCCGAATCGGCCCGTGCAATCAGTTCCGCGAGGAAAACGCACTCTTCAAACCGCATGTTACCCGTATCGTAAGCGGTATTGTGCGTATTGTCGATCATCACCGTATCGCCCGCAGCGGTCAGAAACCGGGCTGAAAGCAGCCCGCGTTTGAGGTTGAACATCCGTTCCGGGAACGGGAAGCGGGACGGGTACTGATACCGCACCGCATCGAGCGGCCTGTACCGCGACAAGGTCAGCAGTCCGCTGGCCACACGTCCGATCGGATCGCGTAACGGAATCGGTACGAACCACGCCTTATAATTGAAGCCGAACGCCGCCGCATAACCCGGGAAAGCGGCACCGATCAATCCCGCTTCGTCGATGCGGTAGGTACGGTGAGACGAGCGGTCCACCTCCTGCAACAGCATGATGTCCGCATCGATCTTTTGCAGCGTCAGGACGATCTGCGCCAGGTTAGCCGCAGTCCGTGCACGGGTGTCGCGTACGCGCCTGCCGCCGTCGTAGAAAAAGTCCATGTTGTCGCCCAGCCCGGCATAACCGATATTCCAACTGACCAGGGTCAGTGTGTCCGGAAGCGAATCGGGCTGCTGGCATCGGTACACCTCCTCAACCGGCGCGGGACGAAACTCCGCGAGCCAGGAAATCCCGAAAAAAACCGCCGCCACCGCCACCAGCGGGACGACGATCCGCACCGTCACGGCACGGAACCTGCGGTACTTTCTCATCTTTATTATATCGGGGTTGATACTGCGTCAGGATTCGGATACGGCGACCGAAGGGAGTCCCGCAGCCTTGCACACCTGCCCGACGATCCGTTCGGGAGCAATGCCCCGCATACAGGGATAGTCGCCATAGGCGCAAGGCCGGTTGCCGTAAATCGAACAGGGGCGGCAGGCCATATCGAGCTGTACGGCATTTTGCGGATCCTGCCCGATCCCGTAAAAACCGGCATAGGGATGCGTCGCCCCCCACACCGACACGACCGGCACACCGACCAGCGAAGCCATGTGCATCGCCGAGGAGTCCATGCTCAGCATCAGGTCGAGGTGGGAAATGAGCTCCATCTCGCGGGCCAGTTTGATCCGGCCGATGACCGACACCACGGAGCCGTACTTTTCCTCCATCCGTTCTCCGTATTCGCGTTCGGCGGCGCCGCCGCCGAAAACGAACAGCCGTACACCGGGCATCTGCGAAAGCATCGCGATCACCCGCTCCATCTGTTCGAGCGGATAGATTTTGCCCTGATGCTGCGCGAACGGCGCGATCCCGATCCATTTTTTCCCTTCGTGCGCCCCTGCAAGCGCTTCGGTTTCTGCATCCAACGAGTACCTCACGCGCGGCGGAACGGCTATCGGCGGCAGGTCGAACCCCAATGCGAGGAAAACTTTGCGGTAGCGTTCGACCGTCGTTTTGAGTTGTACCAGTTTTTTATTCTCCAACGCAACGAGCGCCTTTTTCTCTTCCCGGCCTTTATCGATATAAGCGACCTTTGCGCCGCGCAGCCGCAGGATGCGCCTCAGCATCTTCGTGCGAATCACATCGTGCAGGTCGGCCACCATATCGAAACGGCCGAGCTCCGAGCTGAGTTTCAGCACGCCTTTCAGCCCTTTATGCCGGCCCGTAAAATCGGGAGAGACGAACTCCAAAGCCTCGATTCCCCTGAAGAAAGGCTGTAAAAAAGCCGGCGTCAGCACTACGATCTGCGCTTCGGGATACTGTTTGCGCAATGCGCCCACCACGGGCACACTCATCGCGACATCCCCCATTGCAGAAAGGCGAATGACCAGAATACGCATCGGTGCGGACACGGAACGGGAAGCCATAAATCTATTTTGCCGCGTAGAGAACGGGATTCAGTTCGGGATCGTTGTACATCTTCATCTGCTTGTACACCTTCATGTATTTGTGCCCGGCAGCCATATCCGCGAGCAACTCCTCGATCGCGGTGGTCAGGTCTGTCCGCTGCTGCAGCAGGATATCGAGCTTACGCCGGCACTCTTCGACGTGTTTCGCGGACACGTCGGTCCGCTTCACCTCCTGGGCCATGTGATAAATTTTCAGCGCGAGAATCGAAAGCCGGTCGATCGCCCAGGCCGGGCTCTCGGTATTGATTTTCGCACCGGACTCGATCGCCACATCCTTGAACTTATCGAGAAAATAGCTGTCGATATATTCCACCATATCCGTGCGCTCCTGATTCGAGCGGTCGATCCGGCGTTTGAGCACGAGCGCTTCGACGGGGTCGATTTGCGGATCGCGGATCAGGTCCTCCAGATGCCACTGCACCGTGTCGATCCAGTTCTTCAGGTACAGCAGGTGCTCGATAGAGCCCTCCCGGTAAGGGTTGGCAATGGGATGGTCCACATCGTCATAGCGGTGATATTCGTCGATCACGGCCGGAAAAATCTGGTGGCAAAGGGCAGTAAAACTCATAGGGTTGAAATTTGGAAAGAGAGTCAAACGTTATTTTACAAAGCTAAAGAATTTTGCTCAAATTCCAATAAAATATTATTTTTGTCGCTATGCCTGCCAAACCTCATAAAGGTACCCGTATGAAACCGAATTCCATTGCCTTGCTGACGCTGGGCGTGTCGCTGCTCGCCCTCTCCGCAAACGGACAGGACCGCCTCACCCGCGAAGAATACATCCAGAAATATAAGTCGCTGGCCGTCGAGGAGATGGAAGTATACGGCATCCCCGCCAGCATCACGATGGCCCAGGCGTTGCTCGAATCGGACAACGGCAACGGGCGCTTGGCGCGCGAAGGCAACAACCACTTCGGCATCAAATGCAAAAGCACCTGGACCGGTGCCACGATCTCGCACGACGACGATGCGAAAGGCGAATGTTTCCGCAAATACCCGTCCGTCGAGGCCTCGTTCAACGACCATTCGGAATTCCTCGACAAATCGGCCCGTTACCAGGACCTGTTCAAACTGGACCCGATGGATTACAAAGGGTGGGCTTACGGACTCAAACAGGCTGGCTATGCGACCAATCCGGCTTATGCCGAATTGCTCATCAAAATTATCGAAGACAACCAGCTCTACCACCTCGACCGGGGCGAAGAGATCGCCCCGCCGATCATGGGTACGCCTGCGACCGAAGAACCGCAGCAATTGGTAGCCGAGACCGAACAAAAACCCAAAGAGGTGGTCGATGTAGACAATTACAGCGTAGCAGTGACCGGTCAGGGGGGACAGCACACCGTCTACCACAACAACGGCAGCGAATTTACCACCGCGCGTCCGGGCGATACCTATGCAACCATCGCTTCGGAATTCGGGCTCACGGTCAAGAAACTGCTCAAATACAACGACGAAACCACCGTACCTGCTCTGCGTCCCGGCGAGATGGTCTACTTGCGCCCGAAGGGCAAGCGCAGTGAAAACGGCAAGCTGATTCACGTGGCCAAAGAGGGCGAAACGCTGCACAGCATTTCGCAAACGTACGGCATCCGCCTGAAGAACCTTTGCAACATGAACCGGCGCACGCCCGACAGCGAAGTAAAAGCGGGCCAGCAGATCCGGTTGATGTAACCTTATTCAGCCCTCGACACCATTGGCAACGCCGTTACAATACCCTGACAACTCAAAACACCGGAATTAACCTCATTACAAACCTTTAAATACGATCAATCAAAACCTATGGACGGTGATCCTGGTGCGGCGGTGAACGCCGCCATCCTCAGCAAAATCAGCGGCAAGTCCGCCCTCAACCAACAGGTATTCGACAACACGTTCTCCGTATTCAACGCGCTCAAAGAGACGCTTCACGAAATGTCCTCGGAACTGGACGACCGACTCGAAGAGATGGGGCACGAAGTGAAAATCGAATACCGCGACCGCGGCAAATTCGAAGCCCAGCTTCAGGTAGCCGACGACATCCTGATCTTCAGCATGCATTCCAACGTATTCGAATTCAACCGCGAGCATATCATCTGGCAAAATTCGTACGTGCGCGACAACAAGGCGAACTCCTATTGCGGAATGATCAACATCTACAATTTCCTCTCCGACTCGTTCAAGTACAACCGCAGCGCCGACGAGGGCTACCTGATCGGAAGGCTGTTCGTGAACCGCGAGAAGCAATATTTCGTCGAGGGAAAGCGGCAAATCAGCATGCGCCACAACAACTTCGGCACGCAAACCATCAGCAAGGAGTCACTGATCAACATCATCGAAACAGCGATGGACTATGCGGTGGACTTCGACCTGCTGGTTCCCCCGTACGATACGGTAAAGGTCGTTACAGTCGATCAGCTCAACACGAAAATCGAGAACTCGAAGATGCAGACCGGCAAACGCCTCGGTTACAAATTCAATTCCGACGACATTTAACAGGCCGGGGCCATTAGGAAACATTTGGTCCCAGCACCCCGGGCCACAATATTAAAATCACACGGCGCTGCCGGAATGCCGTCAACCCGCACCACAAAACAGCGGGGGAGTCTTGAAAGACTCCCCCGCTGTTTTTATACGGTCGTTTACCGGCTTCCGGCAAACCCTATTTCCGGATATTGGGCTGCTGCAAACCGTAACCCATTTTCTTATTTTCGCGCAACAACAGGAAGGCGAACAGGATCGACAGCACGCCGAGTCCCGCAAAAATCAGCATCGGCACCGTATAATCGTACGCTACCCGCGTAACCGTTTCAGGAGCTACCACTCCGGTAATCTCTTCGGCCACTGTCGTTGCATTGTCCACCACGCAATAATTGTCGAGTACCTTGCCGATCAAGTAAGGCACACCCATCAGGCCCCAGTTCTGAATCCAGAAGATCAGCGCATACGCGGTACCCAGCTTATTCTCGGGAATGATCTTGGGCACCGAAGGCCACATGGCCGAAGGCACCAGCGAGAAGGCGATCCCCAACGTGATGATCAGTACGAGCGCCAGCAGCCAGTTCGTGAAAGCCGGAACGGCAAAGAGCAGGTGCACCGCCACGATCATGAACGAACCCACCAGCATAATCGTCGCCCCTTTACCCCTACGGTCGTAGAGGTTTCCGAAGAAAGGCGTGAGCAGGATCGTCCCGAACGGCAACAATGCAGGGATAATGCCCGAAAGTTTTTCGGAAATACCGAATTTATTGAACATCAGATCCGGCGCATATTTTAAAAACGGGAAAACCGCCGAATAGAACAGCACGCACAAGATCGCAATGTACCAGAATCCTTTGATCCGGACAATCTCGAAAATATCGCGGAAGCGGAACGGCTCTTCGAGTTCGGCGGAATCTTTCAGCTCCCGGTCCCGTTTGGTGTCCATCACCACGAACACCACGAACGAGATCATGCCGATACACAGCAGCAGCAACCCCAACAGGATCGGCATACTCACCGAGCCGAATTCTTCCGCCAGCAGCGGCGTAATGCTCAGGGCGAGCGCCGTACCGATGCGGGCGCAGGCCATCTCGAGGCCCATCGCCAACGCCAATTCCTTACCTTTGAACCATTTGACGATAATTTTCGAGACGGTGATTCCGGCGATCTCGATCCCGACGCCGAAGATGGCGTAGCCGATAGCCGCCCAAAGCACCTGCGACGAAATAACGGAACCGAAAATGGTCACGCTCGCACCGCCGAAATCGCTTGCGATCGCCCAATACTTGATACCTACGCCGATCACCATGATCACCGTGGACATCAGCCCGGTGAAGCGGACGCCCATCTTGTCAAGGATCATCCCGCCGAAGATGAGCATCAGCAGGAAGACGTTGAACCAACCGTAGGCACTGGTAAAAAATCCGTAATCGCTGCTGCTCCAGCCCATTTGCTGTTCGAGCATCGGCTTGAGCGGAGCCATCACGTCGGTGATGAAATATCCGCACAACATCGTGAAGGCGACCAGCGCCAACACGATCCAACGGGCCGTAGCCGACTCGCTGATCTTCTTTTGTAAAGCTGCTACCATTTATTTTCCGTTTGGGTTTATTATCCGTTCGGCACGCATCGCGCATACCGTAAAACTCGCTTTATCTGTTCGCAGGAATCCGCCGCCTATGTGCGCCGTACGCGGAGGCCTCCGTACCTCCGCCGCCCTACTCCTCCTGCAGCATATTCCCGTAGAGCTTCAACACCCGGTAGGCATCCTGCAACCCCAGCTCCCCGGCCTTGCTCATATCGAGGCAGCCTTTACGGGTATCCTTGAGGAAAATCTGTACCAATCCCCGGTTGTAATAGGCCTCGGCGAACGACGGATTCAGTTCGATGGCCTTCGTATAGTCCTCCAGCGCTTCCGGGATCCGTCCCGAGCGGCAGAGCAGGTTCGCCCGGTTATAATAGATATAGGCAAATTCGGGGAAGAGCCGGGCGGCCTTGTTCAGGTCGGCGATCGCATCGTCGTAATTATAGGACCGCGACGAGTTGCTTTTAAGCTGGCTGGCCGGATCGTTGTCTACCGTAATCCGCTGGTAGCCGTTGTCGATCGACGAGATAAAATCGACCATTTCGCTCTGCGTCGTACTGCGGTTGATGTACAGGAACGGATTGGACGGATCCAGGTCGATGGCCGCCGTGTAATTGGAGATCGAACCGGTGTACTGCCGGATCAGCGACTGGGTGATCCCCCGTTTGAACAACAACTGCCAGCTGGGCCGGTTGTAGCGCAGCGAATCTTCGATCGCCCGGTCGAAGGCGAAGAGCGAATCGGTCGGGAAATCGCTGTCCCGGTTCACCAGTTTCACGTACGGATCAGCCACCTCCGTGCGGAACTGTTCGACACGCGGCACGAAATAGACAGTCCGCACGGGAACCGTATCGGGACGAACCATCGAGAATTTGAACATCGGAAGCAGCGCGATGTTGGAACTTCGCGCAGTCATCCGCTGCATCCCTTCGCTGCCGCCCATGCTGGCATCGAACGAAAGCAGCTGGTTGAAACGCTTGCTCGTATCGGCATAAACAGAGAAACTACTGTCGGTCAGCTTCGAGCGGTATTCGGCTATTTTCTTGTCGGCCGTCTCCTTGTCGCTGCGGGATCCCTGCATGTCGTTGAGCATGTAACGCAATGCAGAGCGGCCAAGATAGGCGTTGGCGAAATCGGGATAAAGCTCGATCGCCCGCGTATAGTCGTTGATCGCGGCATAGTAGTCGCCCAGTTGCCGGTACAACGCCGCGCGGTTGTAATAGAGCAGCACGTTGTTCGGGCTGTAAAACGCCACTTTGTCATAGTCCGCGAGGGCGTTGTTGTAGTCTCCGATCTGATTGCGCAAAATCGCCCGGTTGAAATAAGTCAGCGAGCTGGTCGAATCGAGTGCCAACACCCGGCTGAAATCCTCGATTGCCTGCACCGGACGGTTGATCGTCGAATAGACGAGTGCCCGGTTGAAGTAAGAAGGGATATACGTGGAGTCGCATTCGATCGACTTGTCGAAATCGGCCAGCGCCTCATCGTATTTTTTCTGGGCCATGTAGAGCATCCCGCGGCGGCTGTAAGCCAAAGGACTCTCCCGGTTGGTCCGGATCGCGGTGTTATAATCCTCGTAAGCGCGCGTCGTGTCCTTCATCATCAGGTAGGAGGTGCCCCGGTTGACATAGGCGTCGACCACCTTGTTATCGAAACGGATAAAGGTGGTGAAGTCCTCCACCGCTTTTTCGAACTGCTGGCTGAGCAGGAAGGTCACCCCCCGGCTAAAATAGGGGTCGGGCCGGTCCGGGCGCAGGTCGATCGCCACCTGGAAATCTTTCAGCGCATCGTCGTAATTACCCAGCCGCGAACGGGT
This window encodes:
- a CDS encoding tetratricopeptide repeat protein; translation: MRKSLLILLFFVSLGGVHKASAQLDKHYFFYVGRSYIIDNKFRDAIETLNVLLKVDEKAYEGYFLRGIAKYNLDDLLGAEQDFSYAIENNPVFTAAYQYRAITRSRLGNYDDALKDFQVAIDLRPDRPDPYFSRGVTFLLSQQFEKAVEDFTTFIRFDNKVVDAYVNRGTSYLMMKDTTRAYEDYNTAIRTNRESPLAYSRRGMLYMAQKKYDEALADFDKSIECDSTYIPSYFNRALVYSTINRPVQAIEDFSRVLALDSTSSLTYFNRAILRNQIGDYNNALADYDKVAFYSPNNVLLYYNRAALYRQLGDYYAAINDYTRAIELYPDFANAYLGRSALRYMLNDMQGSRSDKETADKKIAEYRSKLTDSSFSVYADTSKRFNQLLSFDASMGGSEGMQRMTARSSNIALLPMFKFSMVRPDTVPVRTVYFVPRVEQFRTEVADPYVKLVNRDSDFPTDSLFAFDRAIEDSLRYNRPSWQLLFKRGITQSLIRQYTGSISNYTAAIDLDPSNPFLYINRSTTQSEMVDFISSIDNGYQRITVDNDPASQLKSNSSRSYNYDDAIADLNKAARLFPEFAYIYYNRANLLCRSGRIPEALEDYTKAIELNPSFAEAYYNRGLVQIFLKDTRKGCLDMSKAGELGLQDAYRVLKLYGNMLQEE